The Desulfosoma caldarium genome has a window encoding:
- the serA gene encoding phosphoglycerate dehydrogenase: MRILICDGLHPQGLDILRADPDVEVLAPDQPSAELIREILPECDAMVVRSRTKVTADLLENAPRLKVIGRAGTGVDNIQVQAASARGILVMNTPGANAMAAAEHTMALMLALARHVPQATQSMREGRWDKKRFMGTELYQQTLGIVGLGKIGTIVADRALGFKMNVLAHDPHITPETAAILGTEWVELDKLWSRADFITLHTPLTAETRNLINRDTLSKMKKGVRIINCARGGLIDEEALYEAIVSGHVAGAALDVFAKEPPEGSPLLRLPNVIFTPHLGASSTQAQENVSRAIAMQILDYLKRGIIRNAVNFPSMSAREYDRLRPYMRLAEQLGHLHGQLSTPIERVDIEYSGPELQELPLDPLTQSIAKGLLDPILAEKVNLVNAPLLLQERKIQLTATRTTATQGYTGLIRVTVESKGQKKSATGAVFPGNEIRLIRFNTYRLEAELEGINLIVQNKDTPGVIGFIGTTLGTFHINIANMHLSRTPEKDKAVAIIRLDTEAPEEALNALRANPMILSVEQVRL, from the coding sequence ATGAGAATCCTCATCTGTGACGGACTGCATCCCCAAGGTTTGGACATTTTGCGTGCCGATCCGGACGTGGAAGTGCTGGCGCCGGATCAACCCAGCGCCGAACTTATTCGAGAAATACTGCCGGAATGCGACGCCATGGTGGTGCGCAGCCGCACCAAAGTCACAGCCGATCTTTTGGAAAACGCTCCGCGCTTGAAGGTCATCGGCCGAGCCGGCACGGGGGTGGACAACATTCAGGTTCAAGCCGCCAGCGCTCGAGGCATTCTGGTGATGAACACTCCCGGAGCCAACGCCATGGCGGCGGCGGAACACACCATGGCGCTCATGTTGGCCCTGGCCCGGCACGTTCCTCAGGCCACCCAGTCCATGCGGGAAGGTCGCTGGGACAAGAAACGCTTCATGGGCACCGAACTCTATCAGCAGACTTTGGGCATCGTTGGCCTAGGAAAAATCGGCACCATCGTGGCCGATCGGGCTCTGGGCTTCAAAATGAACGTCTTGGCACACGACCCGCACATCACGCCGGAAACGGCGGCCATTTTGGGAACCGAGTGGGTGGAGCTGGACAAGCTGTGGTCTCGCGCAGACTTTATCACCCTCCACACGCCCCTCACTGCCGAGACACGCAACCTGATCAATCGGGACACCCTGAGCAAAATGAAAAAAGGGGTAAGAATCATCAACTGCGCGCGAGGCGGCCTTATCGATGAAGAGGCCCTTTATGAAGCCATCGTCTCTGGGCATGTGGCCGGAGCGGCCTTGGATGTCTTTGCCAAGGAGCCTCCCGAGGGAAGCCCACTATTGAGATTGCCCAACGTCATCTTCACGCCCCATCTGGGAGCGTCGAGCACTCAGGCTCAGGAAAACGTCTCTCGAGCCATCGCCATGCAGATTTTGGATTACCTCAAACGAGGTATCATTCGTAACGCCGTCAATTTCCCATCTATGAGCGCTCGAGAATACGACCGCCTTCGCCCCTACATGAGGCTCGCCGAACAGCTCGGGCACCTGCACGGCCAACTGAGCACCCCCATCGAGAGGGTGGACATCGAATACAGCGGCCCGGAACTTCAAGAGCTGCCGTTGGACCCCCTGACCCAAAGCATCGCCAAGGGGCTTTTGGACCCCATTTTGGCCGAAAAGGTCAACTTGGTGAACGCCCCCCTGCTCTTGCAGGAACGCAAGATCCAGCTGACGGCCACCCGCACAACAGCAACTCAAGGCTACACGGGGCTCATCCGTGTCACCGTGGAAAGTAAAGGCCAAAAAAAATCGGCCACCGGCGCCGTTTTCCCCGGGAACGAAATCCGTCTTATTCGTTTCAACACCTATCGGCTGGAGGCCGAACTGGAAGGCATCAACCTTATCGTTCAGAACAAGGACACTCCGGGAGTCATCGGTTTTATCGGGACCACCCTGGGCACCTTTCACATCAACATTGCCAACATGCACTTGAGCCGCACGCCGGAAAAAGATAAGGCCGTGGCCATCATTCGCCTGGATACCGAAGCGCCGGAGGAGGCTTTGAACGCCCTGCGCGCCAATCCGATGATTCTCTCCGTCGAACAGGTCCGGTTATAG
- a CDS encoding ABC transporter ATP-binding protein, which produces MLEVKDLHVRYGNIQALHGISFTVREGEMVALLGANGAGKTTTLCSIMRLPPPEGPVVTKGTVRFRSTNLLHVPPHEVVAKHGIGLVPEGRHIFGNLTVMENLRIATYARKDTGAIAKDMDRVFGLFPRLADRKNQRADTLSGGEQQMLAMGRAFMSGVRWILLDEPSMGLSPLLMQELFRVLKELNETGTTILVVEQNAHLALRYAHRAYVLETGRIVMEGPARELAQDPEIKKAYLG; this is translated from the coding sequence ATGCTTGAAGTCAAAGACCTGCACGTGCGCTACGGCAACATTCAAGCCCTGCACGGCATTTCTTTCACTGTGCGTGAGGGGGAAATGGTGGCCTTGCTGGGCGCCAACGGCGCCGGCAAGACGACAACGCTATGCAGCATCATGCGGTTGCCGCCCCCGGAAGGGCCCGTGGTGACGAAAGGAACGGTGCGATTTCGCAGCACGAACCTCCTGCATGTGCCGCCCCACGAGGTAGTGGCCAAGCACGGCATCGGCCTGGTGCCGGAAGGACGCCACATTTTCGGCAACCTGACCGTGATGGAAAATCTTCGCATCGCCACCTACGCTCGAAAAGATACAGGGGCCATCGCCAAAGACATGGATCGAGTGTTTGGCCTGTTTCCTCGACTGGCTGACCGAAAAAACCAGAGGGCAGACACACTGAGCGGCGGAGAACAGCAGATGCTGGCCATGGGCCGAGCCTTCATGTCCGGTGTGCGCTGGATTCTCCTGGATGAGCCGTCCATGGGGCTCTCGCCACTGCTCATGCAGGAACTGTTTCGGGTCCTTAAGGAACTCAATGAGACAGGCACCACCATTCTCGTGGTGGAACAAAACGCGCACCTCGCTTTGCGCTACGCTCACCGTGCCTACGTCTTGGAAACGGGGCGCATCGTGATGGAAGGCCCGGCTCGGGAGCTAGCTCAAGATCCTGAAATCAAAAAAGCCTATCTGGGCTGA
- a CDS encoding ABC transporter ATP-binding protein, with amino-acid sequence MALLVIRKLTHYFGGLRAVANFNLSVQGGELLGLIGPNGAGKTTVFNLVCGFYKPTEGQILFQDKDIAGLRPHAVTAMGIARTFQNIRLWNTLSVFDNLCIAQHFRLGYGLLDTILRTGRYMRRERAVRRTAEELLEIMGLRHYAQEQPSNLPYGLQRRLEIARALATQPKLLLLDEPAAGMNPGEIQQLVETIRWIRQSFQLTIWLIEHHMRVVMSVCERVQVLDFGETIADGSPEDIRRNPRVIQAYLGSEELSHA; translated from the coding sequence ATGGCGCTCCTTGTCATTCGAAAACTCACCCACTACTTCGGTGGCCTGCGAGCCGTGGCCAATTTCAACCTCAGCGTGCAGGGCGGAGAGCTTTTGGGTCTGATCGGCCCCAACGGCGCAGGAAAGACTACCGTATTCAATTTGGTGTGCGGGTTTTACAAGCCGACGGAAGGACAGATTCTTTTTCAGGACAAAGACATCGCGGGACTAAGACCGCACGCGGTCACCGCCATGGGCATCGCCCGCACCTTTCAAAACATTCGGCTCTGGAACACCCTCTCCGTTTTTGACAACCTGTGCATCGCCCAACACTTCCGCCTCGGCTATGGGCTGCTGGACACCATCCTGCGCACGGGCCGCTACATGCGGCGCGAACGCGCCGTGCGGCGCACTGCCGAAGAACTTTTGGAAATCATGGGGCTGCGCCATTACGCTCAGGAACAACCCAGCAACTTGCCCTACGGCCTGCAGCGGCGCCTGGAAATCGCTCGAGCTCTGGCCACCCAGCCCAAACTCCTGCTTCTGGATGAACCGGCCGCGGGCATGAACCCAGGCGAAATCCAACAACTGGTGGAAACCATTCGTTGGATTCGCCAGTCGTTTCAACTGACCATCTGGCTCATCGAACACCACATGCGGGTGGTCATGAGCGTCTGCGAACGCGTGCAGGTGCTGGATTTTGGAGAAACCATCGCGGATGGATCCCCTGAAGACATTCGGCGCAACCCTCGTGTGATTCAGGCCTATCTTGGGAGTGAAGAGCTGAGCCATGCTTGA
- a CDS encoding branched-chain amino acid ABC transporter permease: MRRFLGFWLYVIFSLVLLWICQARWLTPYVQLVVMFIGINIILSSSLNLINGYMGEFSCGHAGFMAVGAYVASILNVWLFTSHKVFGPALLSPSAAVYLFPVTLFAGGVAAALAGLLVAFPSFRTRGDYLAIITLAVNYIVKSSVENIQAIGGARGFMGMRKVIEGMEAVWNIPWVMLWILVCTGLTVWVLHRFVSSSYGKGIVAIRDDEIAAEIMGVNTRRMKLMAFMLSSGLAGIAGGLFAHILGYINPGTFTIMKSTEVMVMVYLGGMGSLSGSVLSAVAFTLILELLRPLQVIKWVVIPLLLILLMLLRPEGFLGNRELTDVFPRLRRWFAAGKEA; encoded by the coding sequence ATGCGACGCTTCCTAGGATTCTGGCTCTACGTCATTTTTTCTCTCGTGCTTCTCTGGATCTGTCAGGCTCGATGGCTCACACCCTATGTGCAACTCGTCGTGATGTTCATCGGCATCAACATCATCCTGTCCAGCTCCTTGAACCTGATCAACGGATACATGGGGGAATTCTCCTGCGGGCATGCAGGATTTATGGCCGTCGGCGCCTATGTGGCCTCCATCCTCAACGTGTGGCTGTTTACCTCGCACAAGGTTTTTGGGCCCGCATTGCTTTCGCCCTCGGCGGCCGTGTACCTCTTTCCGGTGACGCTTTTTGCCGGAGGCGTGGCGGCAGCTCTGGCGGGTCTTTTGGTGGCGTTTCCGTCCTTTCGCACCCGAGGCGACTATCTTGCCATCATCACCTTGGCGGTCAATTACATCGTCAAGAGTTCCGTGGAAAACATTCAAGCCATCGGCGGTGCCAGAGGCTTTATGGGCATGCGCAAAGTCATCGAAGGCATGGAAGCGGTGTGGAACATCCCTTGGGTCATGCTGTGGATTCTGGTTTGCACGGGACTTACCGTGTGGGTGCTGCACCGTTTTGTGTCTTCATCCTACGGCAAGGGTATCGTGGCGATTCGAGACGATGAAATCGCCGCCGAAATCATGGGCGTGAACACGCGGCGTATGAAGCTCATGGCCTTCATGCTTTCTTCCGGTCTTGCCGGAATTGCCGGAGGCCTTTTTGCGCATATTTTGGGCTATATCAACCCTGGGACCTTTACCATCATGAAATCGACGGAAGTCATGGTCATGGTCTATCTGGGGGGGATGGGATCCCTGAGCGGGTCGGTCTTGAGCGCCGTGGCCTTTACCCTGATCTTGGAATTGCTGCGACCGCTACAGGTCATCAAATGGGTGGTGATTCCGCTTCTGCTCATCCTGCTCATGCTGCTGCGGCCCGAAGGCTTCCTTGGAAACCGAGAACTCACGGACGTCTTTCCCAGGCTTCGTCGCTGGTTTGCCGCGGGAAAGGAGGCCTAG
- a CDS encoding branched-chain amino acid ABC transporter permease, whose protein sequence is MVDLLLQNILNALQWGSFYALIALGYTLVYGVLLLINFAHGDIFMVGAYIGFFVANFLLGAYAFKLPTALSPPLVFALTIVATMALTALVGVTLERVAYRPLRRRGAPRLYVVITALMCGLLLENGNLALLGASRRSFPTLIPATVYDVGGVLVTNVKLLVILATILVFFFLETVVRKTKLGMAMRAVSYDRMAVPLMGIPVDRVIVFTFILGSSMAALGGVLFASAYPVLEPYMGALIGWKAFIAAVIGGIGEIRGAFVGGFLLGFVEIFVAALFPSTLRDLIAFSTLLVFLSFRPTGIFGVARATKI, encoded by the coding sequence ATAGTGGATCTACTGCTGCAAAACATTCTCAACGCCTTACAATGGGGAAGTTTTTACGCCCTCATCGCTCTTGGCTACACTCTGGTCTACGGCGTTCTGCTCCTGATCAACTTCGCCCACGGGGACATCTTCATGGTGGGAGCCTACATTGGCTTCTTCGTCGCCAATTTCCTTTTAGGCGCCTATGCCTTCAAGCTTCCCACAGCCCTATCCCCACCTTTGGTTTTCGCCCTCACCATTGTGGCCACCATGGCTTTGACCGCCCTCGTGGGCGTGACCTTGGAAAGGGTGGCCTATCGACCTCTGCGCCGTCGAGGGGCTCCGCGCCTCTACGTGGTCATCACCGCCCTCATGTGCGGCCTGCTCTTGGAAAACGGCAACTTGGCCCTCTTGGGCGCCAGCCGACGCAGTTTTCCCACGCTGATTCCGGCCACCGTCTATGACGTCGGTGGCGTGCTGGTCACCAATGTCAAGCTCCTGGTCATCCTCGCCACGATCTTGGTCTTTTTCTTTCTGGAAACCGTCGTGCGAAAGACTAAACTGGGCATGGCCATGCGGGCCGTCTCCTATGACCGCATGGCCGTGCCTCTCATGGGCATTCCTGTGGACCGGGTCATCGTGTTCACCTTTATTCTGGGATCTTCCATGGCGGCTTTGGGGGGCGTCCTTTTCGCTTCGGCCTATCCGGTCCTGGAACCCTACATGGGAGCGCTCATCGGTTGGAAAGCCTTTATCGCCGCCGTCATCGGCGGCATCGGTGAAATTCGAGGCGCCTTTGTGGGCGGATTTCTTCTCGGCTTTGTAGAAATTTTCGTGGCCGCCCTTTTTCCATCCACCCTGCGGGATCTCATTGCCTTCAGCACTCTTTTGGTCTTCTTGAGCTTTCGACCCACGGGCATTTTCGGGGTCGCTCGAGCCACCAAGATCTGA
- a CDS encoding ABC transporter substrate-binding protein — protein sequence MAVLVCAPGVWAVDTIKIGFNIPLTGDIPKVGEGSKYAAEILLAEVNGAGGIKVGDKTYMLQFIYEDNESKAESATAAALKLITQDQVLAVIGPQASKQAIPAGEVCNSYKTPMISPWSTNPQTTTDRPYVFRACFLDPFQGPVAAKFASEEFQAKKAAVLYDIASDYPMGLAQYFKEAFEKIHGPGSVVAFETFTTKDRDFSAQLTNIVKSGADVLFTPQYYDEVPLIVKQAHQLGWKKPIMGSDSWGSAELMKLCGDDCKGLFFTTHYAAAGAKGATKEFIDKYNAKYGYVPDDVAALTWDAIRLLIQAIQNTGGLTGNLDKDREKVKNALAQIKDFDGITGKMTFTPEGDPIKCAVVVKISDTGEFEFFKSVCP from the coding sequence ATGGCCGTCCTAGTTTGCGCACCTGGGGTGTGGGCCGTGGACACCATCAAGATCGGTTTCAACATTCCTCTGACCGGGGACATTCCCAAGGTGGGCGAAGGATCCAAATATGCCGCGGAGATTCTTCTGGCGGAAGTGAACGGGGCAGGTGGCATCAAGGTCGGGGACAAGACCTACATGTTGCAATTCATTTACGAGGACAACGAATCCAAGGCGGAGTCGGCCACAGCCGCGGCCTTGAAGCTTATCACGCAGGACCAGGTGCTGGCCGTCATCGGCCCTCAAGCCAGCAAGCAGGCCATTCCCGCGGGAGAAGTCTGCAACTCCTACAAAACACCCATGATTTCCCCTTGGTCCACTAACCCTCAGACCACCACAGATCGACCCTATGTGTTTCGTGCCTGTTTCCTGGATCCATTTCAAGGCCCTGTAGCGGCCAAGTTCGCCTCGGAAGAATTCCAGGCGAAAAAAGCTGCGGTCCTTTACGACATCGCCAGCGATTATCCCATGGGGCTTGCGCAATACTTCAAGGAAGCCTTTGAAAAGATTCATGGTCCCGGTAGCGTCGTGGCCTTTGAAACCTTCACCACCAAGGACCGCGACTTCAGTGCTCAGCTGACCAACATCGTCAAGTCCGGTGCCGATGTGCTCTTTACCCCGCAATACTACGACGAAGTGCCGCTCATCGTTAAACAGGCCCATCAGCTGGGCTGGAAAAAACCCATTATGGGCAGTGACAGCTGGGGGTCGGCGGAACTGATGAAACTGTGCGGCGACGACTGCAAGGGTCTTTTCTTCACAACCCACTATGCGGCGGCCGGAGCCAAGGGGGCCACGAAAGAGTTCATCGATAAATACAATGCCAAGTACGGGTATGTTCCGGACGATGTGGCGGCACTCACCTGGGATGCCATTCGGCTGCTGATTCAAGCCATTCAAAACACGGGTGGATTGACCGGAAATCTGGACAAAGACCGGGAAAAAGTAAAGAACGCCTTGGCCCAGATTAAGGACTTTGACGGGATCACCGGCAAGATGACCTTCACGCCTGAGGGGGATCCTATCAAGTGCGCGGTGGTGGTGAAGATCAGTGACACGGGTGAGTTCGAATTTTTCAAGTCTGTGTGCCCCTAA
- a CDS encoding acyl-CoA dehydrogenase family protein → MLLHPKKESYGYLDSRSQEIMHKTIEFFEAKGKAKLKEDYHKQVWYKDFLQFVKENEIFAPLLTPSGYGGGDPVYRWDTRRICDMNEILGFYGLPYWYTWQVTILGLGPIWMSANETAKKKAAQLLKEGHIFAFGLSERAHGADLYSTEMALTPLGNGRYVADGGKYYIGNGNEAAMVSTFGKNSETGEYVFFAVDSRHEAYECIQNVVAWQGFVAEYALNGYPVTEDDILSTGQAAWDAALNTVNVGKFNLGWASIGICTHAFYEAITHAANRNLYGKWVSDFPHIRQLFVDAYARLAAMKLFSTRAIDYMRSASREDRRYLLYNPMVKMKVTTEGEHVINLLWDVIAARGFEKDVYFEMAAREIRALPKLEGTVHVNMALVVKFMKNFLFNPAPFPHIPKRDDAANDDFLFNQGPTGGLSQVLFHDYRIAYDSMDLPNLAVFKEQIEAFKRFLMAAPPSKEQSRDIDFLLSLGELFTLVAYGQLILEEAAMDNVDKNLVDQIFDVMVRDFSKFALEIYSKPSSTPEQMDLCQKMIRKPHVDSARFATVWNDHIYALKGAYEMNR, encoded by the coding sequence ATGCTGCTCCACCCTAAAAAGGAAAGCTACGGTTATCTAGATTCGCGGTCGCAGGAGATCATGCACAAGACCATCGAGTTTTTTGAAGCGAAAGGAAAGGCCAAGCTTAAGGAAGACTATCACAAGCAGGTCTGGTACAAGGACTTTCTGCAGTTCGTTAAGGAAAACGAAATCTTTGCCCCGCTTCTGACTCCCTCGGGCTACGGCGGAGGCGACCCGGTCTATCGCTGGGATACGCGGCGCATCTGCGACATGAATGAAATTCTGGGCTTCTACGGCCTGCCTTACTGGTACACCTGGCAGGTGACCATTTTGGGGCTGGGCCCTATCTGGATGAGCGCCAATGAGACGGCCAAAAAGAAGGCGGCACAGCTCCTGAAGGAAGGCCACATCTTCGCCTTTGGCCTGTCGGAACGGGCGCACGGCGCGGACCTCTATTCCACCGAAATGGCGTTGACCCCGTTGGGCAATGGGCGTTACGTGGCCGACGGTGGCAAATATTACATCGGCAACGGCAATGAAGCCGCCATGGTCTCCACTTTTGGCAAAAACAGCGAAACCGGTGAGTACGTTTTTTTTGCTGTAGATTCCCGCCATGAAGCTTACGAGTGCATTCAAAACGTGGTGGCTTGGCAGGGGTTCGTGGCCGAATACGCCCTGAACGGCTATCCGGTGACCGAAGACGACATCCTGTCCACGGGCCAGGCGGCCTGGGACGCAGCCCTGAACACGGTCAATGTGGGTAAGTTCAATCTGGGGTGGGCCTCCATCGGCATTTGCACCCACGCTTTCTATGAAGCCATCACGCACGCCGCCAACCGAAATCTCTACGGTAAGTGGGTGAGCGATTTCCCTCACATTCGGCAACTTTTCGTGGACGCCTATGCACGGCTGGCCGCCATGAAGCTCTTTTCCACTCGCGCCATCGATTATATGCGATCCGCGTCCCGGGAAGACCGCCGCTACCTGCTCTACAACCCCATGGTGAAGATGAAAGTGACCACCGAAGGCGAGCACGTGATCAACCTGCTATGGGACGTGATTGCGGCCCGCGGCTTTGAAAAGGACGTCTACTTCGAAATGGCCGCTCGGGAAATCCGCGCCCTTCCCAAGCTGGAAGGAACCGTGCATGTGAACATGGCTTTGGTGGTCAAATTCATGAAAAACTTCCTTTTCAACCCGGCACCGTTTCCGCATATCCCTAAACGGGACGATGCGGCGAACGATGATTTCCTCTTCAACCAGGGCCCCACGGGTGGTCTCAGTCAAGTGCTCTTCCACGACTACCGCATCGCCTACGACAGCATGGATCTGCCCAACCTGGCCGTCTTCAAGGAACAAATCGAGGCGTTTAAGCGATTCCTTATGGCGGCCCCGCCCAGCAAGGAGCAGAGCCGCGACATCGACTTTCTGTTAAGTCTCGGAGAACTTTTTACACTCGTGGCTTACGGCCAGCTCATTCTGGAAGAGGCCGCCATGGACAATGTGGACAAGAACCTCGTGGATCAGATCTTTGATGTCATGGTCCGCGATTTTTCCAAGTTCGCCCTGGAGATCTACTCCAAACCCAGCAGTACGCCCGAACAGATGGATTTGTGCCAGAAGATGATCCGCAAGCCTCACGTGGATTCGGCCCGGTTTGCGACCGTCTGGAACGACCACATCTATGCGCTCAAAGGTGCCTATGAAATGAACAGATGA
- a CDS encoding oxidoreductase yields MTRYPRLFSPIVLKGFTLANRITMAPLFAGYAGADGTVTPLLLDHYREMARSGAAMIVVENIAVHVTGLGSPYMLRADDDRYLPGLEQLARIIKGEGAVAAAQINHAGRFAYTPERLAPSPFRTGEVVPKEMDERDMETIRQAYAAAGRRLRDAGFDVVEIHGGTGYLLVQFLSPRTNQRRDAYGGPLESRMRYPLEVVEAVQDAVGAGFPVGYRFLADECLPDGLGLEETSVYAVELEKRRVAYLSVMAGTYDSFFLPDYLAREKRQGYMVDFAARIKKAVPSTPIITAGRIQDPQTAESILTEGKADLIGLARILFADPLWPRKAKGEVADSIVRCEPTCSLCMKRVMKGKPALCSQWPKEKREAFLARCNESPDEVQRDMEA; encoded by the coding sequence ATGACACGCTACCCAAGGCTTTTCTCCCCCATCGTGTTAAAAGGCTTTACCCTTGCCAATCGGATCACCATGGCTCCCCTTTTTGCCGGTTACGCAGGTGCCGACGGCACGGTCACCCCGCTCCTTCTGGATCATTACCGGGAAATGGCGCGATCGGGGGCGGCCATGATCGTGGTGGAAAACATCGCGGTTCATGTAACGGGCTTGGGAAGTCCATATATGCTCCGTGCCGACGACGATCGCTACCTGCCGGGCTTGGAACAACTGGCCCGAATCATTAAGGGTGAAGGAGCTGTGGCGGCGGCCCAGATTAACCACGCGGGCCGATTTGCTTACACGCCAGAGCGCTTAGCGCCGTCGCCTTTTCGAACGGGTGAGGTCGTGCCCAAAGAGATGGACGAAAGGGATATGGAAACCATCCGCCAAGCCTATGCGGCCGCAGGTCGAAGACTGCGGGACGCTGGATTCGATGTGGTGGAGATTCACGGCGGTACAGGATACCTGCTGGTGCAGTTTCTGTCGCCGCGGACCAACCAGCGCCGGGACGCCTACGGAGGACCGCTGGAGAGCCGCATGCGCTATCCCCTGGAGGTGGTGGAAGCGGTTCAGGATGCCGTGGGTGCCGGCTTTCCGGTGGGCTATCGGTTTCTGGCCGATGAGTGCCTTCCAGATGGACTCGGCCTGGAGGAGACATCCGTTTACGCCGTGGAACTGGAGAAGCGGCGGGTGGCCTATCTTTCCGTCATGGCCGGAACCTACGATTCCTTTTTCCTGCCGGACTATCTCGCCAGAGAAAAGAGGCAGGGGTACATGGTCGATTTTGCCGCCCGAATCAAAAAGGCCGTCCCCAGCACTCCCATCATTACCGCCGGGCGCATTCAGGATCCGCAGACGGCCGAAAGCATTCTCACGGAAGGCAAGGCGGACCTCATCGGGCTGGCCCGCATCCTTTTTGCCGATCCTCTCTGGCCCAGGAAAGCCAAGGGTGAAGTGGCGGACTCCATCGTGCGATGCGAACCAACCTGTTCGCTGTGCATGAAGCGGGTCATGAAAGGAAAGCCCGCCCTATGTTCCCAGTGGCCCAAGGAAAAGAGAGAGGCGTTTCTCGCCCGGTGCAACGAATCGCCGGATGAAGTCCAACGGGACATGGAGGCATGA
- a CDS encoding GGDEF domain-containing protein yields MLGRSCADNILRHVDAAGRELCLDGCPLEAVVQDGRMHEAQVYLHHKLGHRVPVHVRATALRDPAGHIQGAVETFRPAFEKINVLHELQKLRKEVLRDPLTGVGNRRYAEMCLQECEKNAKEHGVPYGVLMVDIDHFKAVNDTWGHGVGDKVLRMVAAVLDGSVRGLDAACRWGGEEFVVLCRNTSTDGLRAVAERLRMLVEKSWLDHQGKQIAVTVSIGGAISRPGETAEAVVDRADQQLYRSKNEGRNRVSLEG; encoded by the coding sequence GTGCTGGGAAGGTCCTGCGCCGATAACATCCTGAGGCACGTGGACGCCGCAGGGCGGGAACTGTGCCTGGACGGCTGCCCGCTGGAGGCCGTGGTCCAGGACGGCCGAATGCACGAGGCTCAAGTTTACCTGCACCACAAGCTGGGGCACCGAGTTCCTGTGCATGTGCGTGCCACGGCCCTGCGAGATCCCGCCGGCCACATCCAGGGAGCCGTGGAAACTTTCCGCCCCGCTTTCGAAAAAATCAATGTTCTCCATGAGCTTCAGAAGCTTCGAAAGGAGGTGCTCAGAGACCCACTCACCGGTGTGGGCAATCGCCGCTATGCCGAGATGTGCCTTCAGGAATGCGAAAAGAATGCAAAGGAACACGGCGTCCCCTACGGCGTTCTCATGGTGGATATCGACCATTTTAAAGCCGTCAATGACACCTGGGGCCACGGCGTGGGCGACAAAGTGCTCAGGATGGTGGCGGCCGTGCTAGACGGTTCCGTCAGAGGCCTGGATGCCGCCTGCCGATGGGGTGGGGAGGAATTCGTGGTTCTGTGCCGCAACACTTCCACCGACGGGTTGCGCGCTGTGGCGGAACGCCTGCGCATGCTCGTTGAAAAGAGCTGGCTCGATCACCAGGGGAAACAGATCGCGGTGACCGTTTCCATCGGAGGCGCCATCTCCCGCCCGGGCGAAACCGCCGAGGCCGTCGTGGACCGGGCCGACCAGCAGCTTTATCGAAGCAAGAATGAAGGCCGAAACCGGGTGAGCCTTGAAGGATGA
- a CDS encoding flavodoxin family protein → MRIVGIYGSPRAGGNTDKMLDAFLEGARQEGALVSPIYVRKLAMQGCLGCGGCDETGQCVVKDDMQNVYPLLEAAQGIVLASPVYFYNLTGQVKLLIDRSQALFMKKSLSAKAHPPSGPAASKEGKKGFLLSAAATRGKKLFDCARLTFTYFMDALGGHMVGELCLRELEGKKDVEKDLRWLSQCRAEGERFARSLTDGPVEADGAV, encoded by the coding sequence ATGCGTATCGTGGGTATTTACGGATCGCCGCGGGCGGGAGGAAACACGGACAAAATGCTGGATGCTTTCTTGGAAGGAGCGCGGCAGGAAGGCGCTCTGGTCAGCCCGATTTACGTAAGAAAACTTGCGATGCAAGGCTGTCTCGGATGCGGAGGATGCGACGAGACGGGCCAATGTGTGGTCAAGGATGACATGCAAAATGTGTATCCCCTGCTGGAAGCAGCGCAAGGGATTGTTTTGGCTTCCCCGGTCTATTTTTACAATCTCACCGGCCAAGTGAAGCTTCTCATCGATCGCAGCCAAGCCCTGTTCATGAAAAAAAGCCTGAGCGCAAAAGCCCATCCTCCATCGGGTCCCGCCGCGTCCAAAGAAGGCAAGAAAGGGTTCTTGCTCAGCGCCGCAGCCACTCGAGGGAAAAAGCTTTTTGACTGTGCCCGTTTGACGTTTACCTATTTCATGGACGCTCTTGGTGGACATATGGTGGGCGAGTTGTGTCTGAGGGAGTTGGAGGGAAAGAAGGACGTGGAAAAGGATTTGAGATGGCTGAGCCAGTGCCGTGCGGAGGGAGAGCGCTTTGCCCGTTCCTTGACTGATGGACCGGTTGAGGCCGACGGCGCCGTCTAA